From the Exiguobacterium aurantiacum genome, one window contains:
- the hprK gene encoding HPr(Ser) kinase/phosphatase has product MQNIVRTAQLVERFKLQVIAGEEGLHRPVATPDLSRPGLVLAGYYTHYAKNRLQVLGKTELTFYASLSEESRRDRAKILCTELTPGILITRGFDIPKEIEEEAEAANVPLMRTNAVTTSIESQITNFLEMELAPMTAMHGVLVDIYGVGVLIKGQSGVGKSETALELVKRGHRLVADDSVEIRQTGDQLLVGSAPKLIRHLLEIRGIGIIDVMTLFGAGAVRSHKKISLIINLENWDAGKVYDRVGLDHNTMKIIDSEVPLLTIPVRPGRNLAVIVEVAAMNYRLQNMGINTAEEFAERLANAIHDNEGDME; this is encoded by the coding sequence ATGCAAAATATCGTACGCACGGCTCAACTCGTTGAGCGCTTCAAACTTCAAGTCATCGCCGGGGAAGAGGGACTTCATCGTCCCGTCGCCACACCGGACCTCAGTCGACCGGGACTCGTCCTTGCCGGCTACTATACCCACTATGCGAAAAATCGTCTGCAAGTGCTCGGAAAGACCGAGCTCACATTCTATGCGAGCTTGTCGGAAGAGAGCCGCCGCGATCGGGCGAAGATTTTATGCACGGAATTGACACCGGGCATCCTCATCACGCGCGGCTTCGACATCCCGAAAGAGATCGAAGAAGAAGCCGAGGCGGCGAACGTCCCGCTCATGCGGACGAACGCGGTGACGACATCGATTGAGTCACAAATCACGAACTTCCTCGAGATGGAACTCGCGCCGATGACGGCGATGCACGGCGTACTCGTCGACATCTATGGCGTCGGGGTGCTCATCAAAGGTCAGAGCGGCGTCGGTAAATCCGAGACCGCACTCGAACTCGTCAAACGGGGCCATCGCCTCGTCGCCGATGACTCGGTCGAGATTCGTCAGACCGGGGACCAGCTGCTCGTCGGTTCGGCACCGAAACTGATTCGTCACTTGCTCGAGATTCGCGGGATCGGCATCATCGACGTGATGACGTTGTTCGGCGCCGGCGCCGTGCGCTCACACAAGAAGATCAGCTTGATCATCAACCTCGAGAACTGGGATGCGGGCAAAGTGTATGACCGCGTCGGGCTCGACCATAACACGATGAAAATCATCGACAGCGAAGTGCCGTTGCTCACGATCCCGGTCCGTCCGGGACGCAACTTGGCCGTCATCGTCGAAGTCGCGGCGATGAACTATCGCTTACAGAACATGGGCATCAACACGGCCGAAGAGTTCGCGGAACGGCTCGCGAACGCCATCCATGACAACGAAGGGGACATGGAATAA
- the lgt gene encoding prolipoprotein diacylglyceryl transferase, with protein sequence MVEPTFDRVAFEIGSLPIYWYGMIIAFGAMLGLILALFEAKRLNYDSERVVDVIIWSIPISIVFARIYYVIFQWDYYSENLGQIIDIRQGGIAIHGAIFGALLVVVIYCMRKSMSFWKITDILAPSLLLGQAVGRWGNFMNQEAHGAETTSRFLKETLFLPDWIVNQMYIDGAYYLPTFLFESVWNIIGVILLVVWRMVGNPPRGYIFLSYLVWYSIGRFYIEGLRTDSLMAGDLRTAQLVSIAMIVFGVVMMIVRRKAKRYDDPSEKGLFD encoded by the coding sequence ATGGTAGAGCCGACATTTGACCGCGTCGCGTTTGAAATCGGGTCGCTCCCGATCTATTGGTACGGCATGATCATCGCCTTCGGTGCGATGCTCGGCCTCATCCTCGCCTTGTTCGAGGCGAAACGACTCAATTACGATTCAGAACGGGTCGTCGACGTCATCATCTGGTCGATCCCGATCAGTATCGTCTTCGCCCGGATTTATTACGTCATCTTCCAATGGGACTACTATAGCGAGAACCTCGGACAAATCATCGACATCCGCCAAGGCGGGATCGCGATTCACGGGGCCATCTTCGGAGCGCTCCTCGTCGTCGTCATCTATTGCATGCGCAAGTCGATGTCGTTTTGGAAGATCACCGATATCCTCGCGCCGTCGCTCTTGCTCGGACAAGCGGTCGGACGTTGGGGCAACTTCATGAACCAAGAGGCGCACGGTGCCGAGACGACGAGCCGTTTCTTGAAAGAGACGCTTTTCCTCCCGGACTGGATCGTCAATCAGATGTATATCGACGGCGCCTATTACTTGCCGACCTTCTTGTTCGAGAGCGTCTGGAACATCATTGGCGTCATCTTGCTCGTCGTCTGGCGCATGGTCGGTAACCCGCCGCGCGGCTATATCTTCTTGTCGTATCTCGTCTGGTATTCAATCGGGCGTTTCTATATCGAAGGGCTCCGCACGGATAGCCTCATGGCCGGGGATCTCCGGACGGCACAGCTCGTCTCGATCGCGATGATCGTGTTCGGTGTCGTCATGATGATCGTCCGCCGCAAAGCGAAACGATACGACGACCCCTCAGAGAAAGGATTGTTTGATTGA
- the ppaX gene encoding pyrophosphatase PpaX, whose translation MDTLLFDLDGTLLDTNPLIIASFRHTLGYYFPDETYRDEDIFPFIGPTLEKSFKALNEPEWKEMQAFYRSFNIAMHDQLVAEYPGVIEGLYRLHAKGYKMGVVTSKGRPVVERGLRLFNIDHLFDVVVTADDVVYEKPHAEPVERALRALGSTADRAVMVGDNDTDIFSGKNAGTKTVAVGWALKGRAFLEALEPDVIIDSMEHFEAWLDEVTVHA comes from the coding sequence ATGGATACACTTCTATTTGATTTGGATGGCACGTTGCTCGATACGAACCCGCTCATCATCGCAAGCTTCCGTCACACGCTCGGGTATTACTTCCCGGACGAGACGTATCGCGATGAAGACATCTTCCCGTTCATCGGACCGACGCTCGAGAAGTCGTTCAAGGCGCTCAATGAGCCGGAATGGAAAGAGATGCAGGCGTTCTATCGCAGTTTCAACATCGCGATGCACGACCAGCTCGTCGCCGAGTACCCGGGTGTGATCGAGGGGTTGTACCGTCTCCACGCCAAAGGCTACAAAATGGGAGTCGTCACCTCGAAAGGCCGTCCGGTCGTCGAGCGAGGTTTACGTCTGTTCAACATCGACCACTTGTTCGACGTCGTCGTCACGGCCGACGATGTGGTATATGAGAAACCTCACGCCGAACCGGTCGAACGGGCGCTCCGTGCGCTCGGGTCGACGGCGGACCGCGCCGTCATGGTCGGCGATAACGACACGGACATCTTCAGCGGCAAAAACGCCGGGACGAAGACGGTCGCCGTCGGTTGGGCCCTCAAAGGCCGCGCTTTCCTAGAAGCGCTCGAACCTGATGTCATCATCGACTCGATGGAACATTTCGAGGCGTGGCTCGACGAGGTCACCGTCCATGCGTAA
- a CDS encoding acyltransferase: MRKTERFRLDGPNPLWQMYRTIRFLRVFKNTTVVLIGRYFPSVKAKRWLYQTFLGMKIGEYSALALMVTPDVMFPERISIGRNTVIGFNSTILCHEYLVDEYRIGDVHIGDEVLIGANVTILPGVTIGDRAVIGAGAVVHRDVRPGERVVGAKLHTIDTK; this comes from the coding sequence ATGCGTAAGACGGAACGGTTCCGTCTCGACGGGCCGAACCCGCTCTGGCAAATGTATCGGACGATTCGTTTCCTGCGCGTCTTCAAGAACACGACCGTCGTCTTGATTGGCCGTTACTTCCCGTCCGTCAAAGCGAAGCGCTGGTTGTACCAGACGTTTCTCGGCATGAAGATCGGGGAGTATAGCGCGCTCGCCCTCATGGTGACGCCAGACGTCATGTTCCCGGAGCGGATCTCGATCGGCCGCAACACGGTCATCGGGTTCAACTCGACGATCCTCTGTCACGAGTACCTCGTCGACGAGTATCGGATCGGCGATGTCCACATCGGGGACGAGGTGTTGATCGGGGCGAACGTGACGATTCTTCCGGGCGTCACGATTGGCGACCGTGCCGTCATCGGTGCCGGGGCCGTCGTCCATCGCGACGTCCGGCCTGGAGAGCGCGTCGTTGGGGCAAAGCTCCATACCATCGACACGAAATAG
- a CDS encoding tetratricopeptide repeat protein has protein sequence MEANYEAVMTLPEPESPLAAELHYYRGRRALREGRLDEATFFMAEATAAAAHRVDYHKQYAELLFEVGEIYHANDVWKRVLELDETSTEALYHLASNCAYISLYEEAAMYAKRYLEVEAHGRYADSVQSLLELIELEQELEDEDEDELITWHTEAQQHIDKGRLFAAKSTLERLIDRYPRFWPAYNNLAVVNFYLGNDEAAFETLEYVLDENPGNLHALLNTILLLHEAGQSEAALQLSVPLTRVRPLQFDLRYKLATTLALVGQYDRAYEELRLLKDRGFRGDSLFGHWLSVSAYKTGRLEEAATYLNSDELKQFEEASPYDIRDNLEFRSALVQGLRQEEDAARIEIIRIISKLADDEAFEALALTNGITDNETVLAFAEKCRAEICGAPFTGDARIARAYDALLLAETEVTEAEQMSLEGDFYERFSLLLLAGASFEDTTASAAALVWMFYAKRDALVLDDCADAFGIDVATLTETIRSFKQTLEQA, from the coding sequence ATGGAAGCGAACTATGAAGCAGTAATGACGCTACCCGAACCAGAATCTCCGCTCGCCGCGGAGCTCCACTACTATAGAGGTCGTCGTGCGTTACGTGAAGGTCGCCTAGATGAAGCGACTTTTTTCATGGCTGAAGCCACTGCCGCTGCAGCCCACCGCGTCGACTATCACAAACAGTACGCTGAACTGTTATTTGAAGTAGGGGAGATCTACCACGCCAATGACGTGTGGAAACGGGTGCTAGAACTCGATGAGACGTCAACCGAGGCTTTGTATCACCTTGCGAGCAACTGCGCTTATATCTCTTTATATGAAGAAGCGGCGATGTATGCGAAACGTTACCTCGAAGTCGAGGCGCACGGACGCTACGCGGACTCGGTCCAATCGCTATTAGAACTGATTGAACTCGAGCAAGAGCTCGAAGATGAAGACGAAGATGAGTTGATCACGTGGCACACCGAAGCCCAGCAGCATATCGACAAAGGCCGCCTGTTCGCCGCCAAGTCGACGCTCGAACGGTTGATCGATCGTTATCCGCGCTTTTGGCCGGCGTACAACAACTTGGCCGTCGTCAATTTCTATCTCGGCAACGATGAAGCGGCGTTCGAGACGCTCGAGTACGTGCTCGACGAAAACCCGGGCAATTTGCATGCGCTCTTGAACACGATTCTGTTGTTGCATGAAGCCGGGCAATCGGAAGCGGCGCTCCAACTGTCGGTCCCGCTGACACGTGTCCGTCCGCTCCAGTTCGACTTACGCTACAAACTCGCCACGACGCTCGCGCTCGTCGGTCAATACGACCGCGCGTACGAAGAACTCCGCCTCTTGAAAGATCGCGGATTCCGTGGGGACTCACTGTTCGGGCATTGGCTCAGCGTGTCCGCCTACAAGACCGGGCGTCTTGAAGAAGCGGCCACCTATTTGAACAGTGACGAGTTGAAACAATTCGAAGAAGCGAGCCCGTATGACATTCGCGATAACCTTGAGTTCCGTTCGGCGCTCGTTCAAGGGTTGCGTCAAGAAGAAGATGCGGCCCGGATTGAAATCATCCGAATCATCTCGAAACTCGCCGACGACGAGGCGTTCGAGGCACTCGCATTGACGAACGGAATCACCGACAACGAGACGGTGCTCGCCTTCGCCGAGAAGTGCCGCGCTGAGATTTGCGGGGCCCCGTTCACGGGTGACGCCCGCATCGCTCGAGCGTATGACGCGCTCCTGCTCGCCGAGACGGAAGTGACGGAAGCGGAACAGATGAGCCTCGAAGGCGACTTCTATGAACGGTTCTCACTCCTGCTCCTCGCCGGGGCATCGTTCGAGGACACAACGGCATCAGCCGCGGCCCTCGTCTGGATGTTCTATGCGAAACGGGACGCCCTCGTCCTCGACGACTGCGCCGATGCGTTCGGAATCGATGTCGCGACGCTCACGGAGACGATCCGTTCGTTCAAACAGACACTCGAACAAGCATAA
- the trxB gene encoding thioredoxin-disulfide reductase, translated as MTEEKIYDVIIIGAGPAGMTAALYASRANLSTLMIERGIPGGQMANTEDIENYPGYDSILGPDLSQKMFDHSKAFGAEYAYGDVQSISDETEYKVVHAHNRDYKARAIILASGAQYKKIGVPGEEELGGRGVSYCAVCDGAFFKGKNLFVIGGGDSAVEEGVFLTRFADKVTIVHRRDELRAQKILQKRAFDNPKIDFIWNHTLKEIVEADGKVGGARLVSTVDGTESDHEIDGVFIYIGMNPITGFVKDLGITNEQGYIVTNEAMETTIPGIFAAGDVRDKTLRQVVTATNDGSIAAQNAQHYIEGLLEALHEQNA; from the coding sequence ATGACAGAAGAAAAAATCTATGACGTCATTATCATCGGGGCCGGCCCAGCCGGAATGACGGCGGCACTTTACGCGTCGCGTGCCAACTTATCGACACTTATGATTGAACGCGGCATCCCAGGTGGACAGATGGCGAACACGGAAGATATCGAAAACTATCCAGGCTATGACAGCATCCTCGGACCAGACTTGTCTCAAAAAATGTTCGACCACTCGAAAGCATTCGGGGCGGAGTACGCTTATGGCGACGTCCAAAGCATCTCGGACGAGACGGAATACAAAGTCGTCCACGCGCACAACCGCGACTATAAAGCACGGGCGATCATCCTCGCCTCAGGCGCGCAATACAAGAAAATCGGTGTCCCGGGCGAAGAAGAGCTCGGCGGCCGCGGTGTATCGTATTGTGCGGTCTGTGACGGTGCGTTCTTCAAAGGGAAGAACTTGTTCGTCATCGGTGGCGGTGACTCAGCTGTCGAGGAAGGCGTGTTCTTGACGCGCTTCGCTGACAAAGTCACGATCGTCCACCGTCGCGACGAGCTTCGCGCGCAAAAGATTCTTCAAAAACGGGCGTTCGACAACCCGAAAATCGACTTCATCTGGAACCACACGCTCAAAGAGATCGTGGAAGCGGACGGTAAAGTCGGTGGGGCGCGTCTCGTCAGCACGGTCGACGGGACCGAGTCGGACCATGAGATCGACGGCGTGTTCATCTATATCGGCATGAACCCGATCACTGGTTTCGTCAAAGACCTCGGCATCACGAACGAGCAAGGCTATATCGTCACGAACGAAGCGATGGAGACGACAATCCCTGGGATCTTCGCAGCCGGAGACGTTCGCGACAAGACGCTCCGTCAAGTCGTCACCGCGACGAACGACGGGTCGATTGCCGCTCAAAACGCGCAACACTATATCGAGGGACTCCTCGAGGCGTTGCACGAACAAAACGCGTGA
- the rapZ gene encoding RNase adapter RapZ: MEDFKGLEELIIISGMSGAGKSVAMNSFEDLGYFCVDNLPPVLLPQLIDVISSVRPKIAVAIDTRTRDFIDSLFIVIDDLEQKNVHPHLLYLDTRDEVLVRRYKETRRSHPLAPEDAPLVGIGMERSLLEGFRDRAHTLYDTSDLKPQMLKDRILLQFNEERIPFTVNFMSFGFKHGVPLDIDLLFDVRFITNPFYIPELRPLTGQTEEVQNYVMSHPEARAFYKKLIDMLEFLLPQYKREGKTQVVVAFGCTGGKHRSITFAEKVSAHFAERYNVKTVHRDLAHATKEK, translated from the coding sequence ATGGAAGACTTTAAAGGATTAGAAGAATTGATTATCATCAGCGGGATGAGCGGGGCCGGAAAATCGGTCGCGATGAACAGCTTTGAGGACCTCGGCTATTTTTGCGTCGATAACTTGCCGCCGGTACTTTTGCCGCAATTGATCGATGTCATCAGCTCGGTCCGGCCGAAGATCGCCGTCGCCATCGATACGCGCACGCGCGACTTCATCGACAGCCTGTTCATCGTTATCGACGATTTGGAACAGAAGAACGTGCACCCGCACTTGCTCTATCTCGACACACGGGACGAAGTGCTCGTGCGCCGCTACAAGGAGACGCGCCGGTCGCATCCACTCGCCCCGGAAGACGCACCGCTCGTCGGCATCGGGATGGAGCGTTCGTTGCTCGAAGGGTTCCGGGACCGGGCCCATACGCTCTACGATACGAGCGACTTGAAACCGCAGATGCTCAAAGACCGCATCTTGCTCCAGTTCAACGAGGAACGAATCCCGTTCACGGTCAATTTCATGTCGTTCGGGTTCAAGCATGGCGTCCCGCTCGACATCGACTTGTTGTTCGATGTGCGCTTCATCACGAATCCGTTCTATATCCCGGAGCTCCGTCCGCTCACCGGGCAGACAGAAGAAGTCCAGAATTACGTCATGTCGCACCCCGAGGCGCGGGCGTTCTATAAGAAACTGATCGACATGCTCGAATTCCTGTTGCCGCAGTACAAGCGCGAAGGGAAAACGCAAGTCGTCGTCGCCTTCGGTTGTACGGGCGGGAAGCACCGCTCGATCACGTTCGCCGAGAAAGTGTCGGCCCATTTCGCCGAGCGCTATAACGTCAAGACCGTCCATCGCGACCTCGCGCATGCGACGAAGGAGAAGTGA
- a CDS encoding gluconeogenesis factor YvcK family protein, whose protein sequence is MRRDRKVVAIGGGTGLSTLVRGLKHYPLDITAIVTVGDDGGSSGRLRDEFHMLPPGDIRNVILALSEVEPLMDKILQYRFDSGYGLEGHSLGNLMLTAATHICEGSFVKAVDVLSQLLNAQGKVLPVTETLMTLAAEFEDGTIIKGESKIPLVEKPIKRLFLLEEGIKPAAGVVEAIEDADLIVLGPGSLYTSIIPNLLIPEVRDAIVRSGKPVVYICNVMTQPGETKGYDAMKHLKSIEAYLGKSTVDTIVVNNEPIEDIYLERYLEDGSEEVRFDRKKLRNYGTNVLAGDIVDYNRDYIRHDSDAIAGLVMQRVLRIKKPRSFQELELK, encoded by the coding sequence ATGAGACGCGATAGAAAAGTGGTGGCCATCGGTGGCGGGACGGGCCTGTCGACGCTCGTCCGTGGTTTGAAGCATTATCCGCTCGACATCACGGCCATCGTCACGGTCGGGGACGACGGGGGCAGCTCGGGACGCCTTCGAGACGAGTTCCACATGTTGCCGCCGGGCGATATCCGGAACGTCATCCTCGCCTTGTCCGAGGTCGAGCCGCTCATGGACAAGATTTTGCAATACCGGTTCGACAGCGGTTACGGGCTCGAGGGGCACTCGCTCGGCAACCTGATGCTGACGGCGGCAACGCACATCTGTGAGGGTTCGTTCGTCAAAGCGGTCGACGTCTTGTCGCAACTGTTGAACGCCCAAGGCAAGGTGCTCCCGGTGACGGAGACGCTCATGACGCTCGCGGCCGAGTTCGAGGACGGGACGATCATCAAAGGTGAATCGAAGATCCCGCTCGTCGAGAAACCAATCAAGCGCCTGTTCTTGCTTGAAGAAGGCATCAAGCCGGCGGCCGGTGTCGTCGAGGCGATCGAGGATGCGGATTTGATCGTGCTCGGACCAGGGAGTCTGTATACGAGCATCATCCCGAACTTGTTGATCCCAGAAGTGCGCGACGCCATCGTCCGCTCCGGAAAGCCGGTCGTCTATATCTGCAACGTCATGACGCAGCCCGGTGAGACGAAAGGGTACGACGCGATGAAACATTTGAAATCGATCGAGGCGTATCTCGGCAAGTCGACGGTCGATACGATCGTCGTCAACAACGAGCCGATCGAGGACATCTATTTGGAGCGTTATCTCGAGGACGGCTCGGAAGAGGTCCGGTTCGATCGCAAGAAGCTCCGAAACTACGGCACGAACGTGCTCGCCGGTGACATTGTCGACTACAACCGCGATTACATCCGCCACGACTCGGACGCCATCGCCGGACTCGTCATGCAACGCGTGTTGCGCATCAAGAAACCACGCTCGTTCCAAGAACTCGAGCTGAAATAA
- the whiA gene encoding DNA-binding protein WhiA gives MSFASDVKKELTQLVVTDAEAKAELSALVRMNGVISLALGRGMTLDVSTENAAIARRIYSLMKRLYDHHLDLFVRKKMRLKKNNVYIVRVSQRAETMLKDLEILGENYEMIRTLNSEMTRDENLARAYLRGSFLAGGSINHPKTSSYHLEVYSLYENHNQALRDLANRFGLNAKTLERKKGHILYIKESEKISDFLKLIGATRGMLDFEDARIIKDMRNSVNRLVNCETANLNKTVGAALRQVENIKFLERTVGLEILPVKLREIAELRVTHQDVSLQELGEMLETGPISKSGINHRLRKIDQIADKVRNGEEISSS, from the coding sequence ATGAGCTTTGCCTCTGACGTCAAAAAAGAACTGACGCAACTCGTTGTGACCGATGCCGAGGCGAAAGCGGAACTGTCCGCGCTCGTTCGGATGAACGGGGTCATCTCGCTCGCCTTAGGGCGGGGAATGACGCTCGACGTCTCGACCGAGAACGCCGCCATCGCACGCCGAATCTATTCCCTCATGAAGCGACTGTACGACCATCATCTCGATTTGTTCGTACGGAAGAAAATGCGGTTGAAGAAGAACAACGTCTATATCGTCCGCGTCTCTCAACGCGCCGAGACGATGTTGAAGGACCTCGAGATCCTCGGGGAGAACTACGAGATGATTCGGACGCTCAACTCGGAGATGACGCGTGACGAGAACCTCGCCCGAGCGTATTTACGCGGGTCGTTCCTCGCCGGCGGGTCGATCAACCATCCGAAGACGTCGTCGTATCACCTCGAGGTGTACAGCCTGTATGAGAACCACAACCAGGCGCTCCGTGACCTCGCCAACCGCTTCGGCTTGAACGCGAAGACGCTCGAACGGAAGAAAGGGCACATCCTCTACATCAAAGAGAGTGAGAAGATCTCGGACTTCCTGAAGCTCATCGGGGCGACGCGCGGCATGCTCGACTTCGAGGATGCGCGCATCATCAAAGACATGCGTAACTCGGTCAACCGGCTCGTCAACTGTGAGACGGCGAACTTGAACAAGACCGTCGGGGCGGCACTGCGCCAAGTCGAGAACATCAAGTTTCTCGAGCGCACGGTCGGGCTTGAGATCTTGCCGGTCAAGCTCCGGGAAATTGCCGAGCTCCGGGTCACCCACCAAGACGTCTCGCTCCAAGAACTCGGTGAGATGCTCGAAACGGGACCGATCTCGAAGTCGGGGATCAACCACCGGCTCCGCAAGATTGACCAGATTGCGGACAAGGTGCGCAACGGTGAGGAAATCAGCTCATCGTGA
- a CDS encoding DUF2179 domain-containing protein, with protein MGQILLILVLQLVYVPVLTLRTIMLVKGKTMIAGLFGTLETLIYIFALGIVFQDLTTLGMVVYAVGFGLGILVGGYVERKLAIGYNMIQVHTQEFPAELIQKMRDSGYGVTHYQGQGRDGIRYRLDVLAARTRMKDLRQMVEEYEPKAFLVAFDPIDFKGGYMMKGLRRPK; from the coding sequence ATGGGGCAAATCTTGCTCATCCTAGTATTACAACTCGTCTACGTACCGGTGCTGACGCTTCGGACCATCATGCTCGTCAAAGGAAAAACGATGATCGCAGGTCTGTTCGGGACGCTTGAGACGCTCATCTATATCTTCGCGCTCGGTATCGTCTTCCAAGATTTGACGACGCTCGGCATGGTCGTCTATGCGGTCGGATTCGGGCTCGGGATTCTCGTCGGCGGTTACGTCGAGCGTAAGCTTGCCATCGGCTACAATATGATCCAAGTGCACACGCAAGAGTTTCCGGCCGAGCTCATCCAAAAGATGCGCGACAGCGGTTATGGCGTGACGCACTACCAAGGGCAAGGACGTGACGGCATCCGCTATCGTCTCGACGTGTTGGCGGCGCGGACACGGATGAAAGATTTGCGGCAAATGGTCGAGGAGTATGAGCCGAAGGCGTTCCTCGTCGCATTCGACCCGATCGACTTTAAAGGCGGCTATATGATGAAAGGGCTCCGACGCCCGAAATGA
- a CDS encoding MerR family transcriptional regulator: MIQIGKVVHLTGLSTKAIKWYEAKGLVQPTRLDNQYRLYGMEEIRRLNEIKLLRQMGISLEQIQTAGSVSELLDSRLDEVQREIEALRQVEQQIKWMQTGGDSMKVRYEMWDRPKIVNGYVSELTTIPFVWEKLQPELTTDESYGVCLAKEEAYLAGMTEPVKGRDSRQVELSAGRYLVATVEGGIPAIPTTYNQVLALPDVTLRDALDFERYIHGQDGADDLIEIWLPVQ, translated from the coding sequence ATGATTCAAATCGGAAAAGTGGTCCATCTGACGGGGTTGTCCACGAAAGCAATCAAATGGTATGAAGCGAAAGGACTCGTCCAGCCGACTCGATTAGACAATCAGTATCGGTTATACGGGATGGAAGAAATAAGACGGCTGAACGAAATCAAATTACTGCGGCAAATGGGCATCTCGCTCGAACAAATTCAGACGGCAGGAAGTGTGAGCGAGTTACTCGACAGCAGGCTTGATGAAGTCCAACGCGAAATCGAGGCGTTGCGACAAGTCGAGCAACAAATCAAATGGATGCAAACAGGGGGAGATTCAATGAAAGTTCGTTATGAGATGTGGGACCGACCGAAAATCGTAAACGGTTATGTATCCGAACTCACCACAATCCCATTCGTTTGGGAGAAACTTCAGCCAGAACTGACGACAGATGAATCGTATGGCGTCTGTTTGGCGAAAGAAGAAGCCTATTTGGCAGGGATGACCGAACCGGTGAAGGGAAGGGATTCACGCCAAGTCGAACTGTCGGCAGGACGTTATCTTGTCGCCACGGTCGAAGGGGGAATCCCGGCCATCCCCACGACGTATAACCAAGTTTTGGCGTTGCCGGATGTGACGTTGCGGGATGCACTCGATTTTGAGCGCTACATTCACGGCCAAGACGGAGCCGACGATTTGATTGAGATTTGGTTACCTGTGCAATAA
- the clpP gene encoding ATP-dependent Clp endopeptidase proteolytic subunit ClpP — MLIPTVIEQTGRGERAYDIYSRLLKDRIILLGSAIDDNVANSIVAQLLFLAAEDPDKDISLYINSPGGSITSGMAIYDTMNFIKPNVSTICIGMAASMGAFLLQAGEKGKRFALPNAEIMIHQPLGGTQGQASDIKIHAERIIKMREKLNQIMADNTGQPLEVIERDTERDYFMSADQAKDYGLIDKVMTR; from the coding sequence ATGTTAATTCCAACAGTTATCGAACAAACAGGTCGCGGGGAACGCGCGTACGATATTTACTCACGCTTGCTCAAGGACCGCATCATCTTGCTCGGAAGTGCGATCGACGACAACGTCGCCAACTCGATCGTCGCCCAGCTTCTCTTCCTTGCAGCCGAGGACCCAGATAAGGACATCTCGCTTTACATCAACAGCCCGGGTGGTTCGATCACTTCCGGAATGGCGATTTATGACACGATGAACTTCATCAAGCCGAACGTGTCGACGATTTGTATCGGAATGGCCGCATCGATGGGTGCCTTCTTGCTCCAAGCCGGTGAAAAAGGCAAACGCTTCGCGCTTCCGAACGCGGAAATCATGATTCACCAACCGCTCGGCGGTACGCAAGGTCAAGCATCGGACATCAAGATCCATGCCGAACGCATCATCAAGATGCGCGAGAAGTTGAACCAAATCATGGCCGACAACACAGGCCAGCCGCTTGAAGTCATCGAGCGCGACACAGAGCGCGACTACTTCATGTCAGCTGACCAAGCGAAAGACTACGGTCTTATCGACAAAGTCATGACACGCTAA